In Deltaproteobacteria bacterium, the genomic window AGGAGGTAAAACCGCTATACAGTTTATATTGTTTACGGTGTAAGAAGGTAATAAAAAATTAGATGTTGTTGCCTCTGCACATCCCGTAATAAACATTAAAAAAGCAATAAAAAGAGCTTTATACCTCATTATCTTACCCTGCTATAAAAATCGTTCACCGCTTCTGTGACTGTTTTTTCTATTGCTGTACCTGAAGAATCTTCTTCTGCAAATGATCCAGCAAACACGATATTCCCGGTTCCGATATCAACAATTTTAATATCCACTCCTGCTACCGGTACAGTTTTTGTTCCATCCGGTGCGAGTTCGTAGCCATACTCTGTAACAGCACCGATTATAACAAAATTAACTCCCAGCAATTGTCCAACCTTTTGTGCAATCGATCTATCTACTGTTGAACCTGCTCTAACACCCGCCGATAACATTGATTGTGTAAATGCGTTCCTTCCGATAATCCTGAAAGTCCCTGTTGAACCCATCACATTACTTACCGTATCAGCAACGCTGTTCCCTACATTTTCTGTTTGTGTTAAATTCTGGAATGGGGCAACTGCAATACTTGTACCACGGTGTAATCTAAAATGATTCTGCCTGTAAACAAGCTCACCGGCTCTTGCAAAACCATAAAAAGATAGTACTATAATACTTGTAATAACAATTTTTTTCATAAGATTAGAATTCAAACGGTTTCATAGGACTTATCGATTCATGATATGTTCTAAGCACCTTCTGTGAAGGTAATTCAGCCTCCTTTACGGGCATACCTGATAAAAATACATTGTTGCTCACAGGTTTTTTCTTTTCCATTGCAATCAGCATATTAAGAGAATTCAGCGCAATGTCAAACGGAACAGCTTCATAAGCAAGCCCCATATTAAATCCAAGTGCTCTCATAAGTGCCACACAACTTTCTTCTGTGCTGTTATGCCTATAGATTATAAATCCTGTAGGCATCTGGCCGGATACAACCTTTAAAACGGCTATATGCTGTCCTTGAGACAGATTTAATGTTTTCAGTTTCAACGGCACAGTTTTTGGACCTATTGCCCCATAATTAATCACGACTGAATTATCTACTACCACATATCCCTTTGAACTGCCTCCGAAGGTTAAACCAAGAGTAACATCGGGATCCGATGGCAACTGAAATGCGAGCTCCCGGATATTCCCATTGCCGCTAACATTAAACGGGATCTGTGAAACAATAGGAAGCTGATTATAAACATCCATAGACATAATAAGGGTTTGTGCTTCTGCCCCATAGTCAAGTGTCTCATTTGCCACCCATCCGCCTTTAGGCTGTATTGCCGGAGATGCAAAAGAGCTTAAATAAAATGCAGATATAGAAGAGCCCTGCGGTATTGTAATACTAATTCTGTGCATGCCTCTTTTCAGGATGTACATACCCAGGTCCTGATAATTCCATCCTGCAGATACCTGAGAACTTACAGTATCATTATCAATTGTTATCATTAATGGATTTCCATAAACATAAACAACAAGATGATACCTGCCTGAGTGCTGGATATTTACGTTATAAGTTAACGTATCCGGTATTCTGCCAAGCCTTGTTGCATAATGATTAAGTTCCACATTTACAAAGTATCTTCCGGAAAGCAGATCAAAATAATCCATTATAGATGGCTGTAATGGTATACCATTCTGTTCCCATCCAAGTCCACGCACAAGCCCTACCGCCCATGCAGATTGGCTTACATATTGCTGACCATACAAAGAAGATGTATAAGCAAAAAACATTATGGATAACAGTGTAACATATGTCAAAATACGTTTCATGAACTAAAAATAGAATTTGTCTGTTGATTTGTCAAGAGATACTCTGTTTTTGCGGAGTGATCCTGAAACCCGGCTAACAGAATCCGGTGAAAGGACGAACTCGCATAATTCCTGCATATTTCACTTGACACGCGCCGGAGACGTGGTTAATATATTACTATATCGTGATAAAGGAATACAAATATGCTGAAAGATTTTATCAAAACATCAAAAGCATTATCGGATGAAACAAGGGTGAGGATAGTGAGCCTTCTCATGCGCAATGAACTGTGTGTGTGTCAGCTTATGGAGATACTGGGCATGGGACAATCAACGGTATCAAAGCACCTTGGTATTCTCAGAAATGCGGGGCTTATCGAGGTGGAGAAAAGAGGTACATGGTCGTTCTACGGGCTTTGCCGGGACAAGGCAAACAGGCATAATCTCGACTTCATCCGCATTCTTTCGTCTTTGCCGACAGACGATCCTTTTATACAAAATGATGAAAAGAAATTGAAAAAGGTAAACAAAAAAGGTCTGACGTTTTGTAATACGATAGAATTGGGCAGGAGGATCAGGGAGAGGAGTAACCATGCAGAGTAAAAAAATAGCGATCTACGATCCGGCAATGTGTTGTTCCACCGGACTGTGCGGCCCGGTGGTAGATCCGGTGCTGGTAAAGGTAAACGATGCCGTCCTCGCATTGAAAAAACAGGGTGTGGAGGTGGAAAGGTTCAACCTTTCCCAGCAGGCAAAAGAATTCATGACGAACAAAACCGTGGCCGATCTGCTGCATAAAAACGGCAAAAAGGTGTTACCGGTAATTATAGTGGACGGCTCTGTTATTAAAACCGGGGCATATCCATCATACGAGGAGCTGTGCAAGGTTCTGGATATTGAGCCGTTGCAACATAAACCAATGACGCTATCACTACAAGGGGGAGGGTGAAGCTTTCAGCCAATCACCCCGACGACCCAAGCCCTGCTTGGCCCCGTCAAAGGGGAGGAATAAGATGAAACCTGCGGCAAGACCGCAGGGAATTTAAGGATAAATATTAAAACGAGGAGGATGAATGTTTACGTTAACGGACAAGGCATTGGAGAGATTCAAAAAGATTCTCAAGGATCAGGGAAATGAAAGTTACGGGATCAGGATATTCACCGCAGGCGCAGGATGCTGCGGCCCGTCTCTCGCTCTGGACATGGTGGAACAGGCCGAGGATGGGGATATAACCATCGAGAAAGACGGCTTGAAGATTTTTATCGAAAAAGCAGCGGATGCGACGCTTGCAGCGGCCTCAATGGATTTCTCCGAACAACGAGGCTTCGTATTAACAGGCGTGGAGGAACATTCGTGCGGAGAAGGTGGCTGCGATGAAGGTTCCTGTGATGAAGGATCCTGCGATGAATGTGATGAATAAAATGTGAAGATGGATGAATATGATGACAAGATATTTGTTTTTTTCAGGTAAGGGCGGTGTGGGTAAAACCACCATGGCATCGGCAAGCGCCATTCATTATGCCATGAACGGCAACAAAACATTGATAGTGACAACAGACCCGGCTTCTAACCTTGCGGATGTTTTTGAACAGGAGATAGGACATAAGATAACCCCGATCAAGGGCATACAAAATCTATGGGCAATGGAGATAGAGCCTGATAAAGCAGCCAAAGAATATAAGGAAAAGATCATTGGTCCGTATCGTGAGATTATGCCGGAGGATGTCATAGCGTCCCTCGAAGAAAACCTCAGCGGTCCCTGTACGACCGAGATGGCTGCATTCGACCGGTTTATAGATTTTATGGAAGGGGATGAGTACGATATTATCGTATTCGATACCGCACCGACTGGACATACCATACGGCTGCTTCAGCTTCCGGTTGACTGGTCCAAACACATACAAGAGGCTGCAAGCGGCAGCGGCCAGACGTGCCTTGGTCCTGTGCAGACCATTCAGGACTCAAAGGATAAGTATGACAGGGCAACCGCACTATTGAAAGATACCGTTAAGACGACATTTATATTCGTCATGCGGCCTGAAGAGCTTTCCCTTTATGAAACGCAGCGTGCATCCAGAGAACTCGAAACGATCGGGATCAATTCCGGCGAGCTTATCATAAACGGCATATTGCCGGAAGAGGTGTGCGGTATCGGATTTTTTAGAAAGAAATATGATGCCCAGCAGAACATAGTCCGTAAGGCTGAAAGCATCATCAATAAGCCAAAACAATACATGCTCTTACGGGACAATGAGGTAAAAGGATTAAAAGCCCTTCAATCGGTAGCCGACGAGCTGTTTAATAACAGGAAGCCCTCATTCCACTTCGGCATAGAACATGGTGAATCAGCCGATGTCTTATTGGAGAAGCCGGACATCGAAAGCCTATGGCTGCCGGGGAACACACCCCGCACAGCAAAAAGTGGAGCCCCCCTCTTTACGGAGGGGATGACGAAGTCCCTGTTTTTTACGGGTAAGGGCGGCGTCGGGAAGACGACCATTTCTTGCATAGCTGCGCTCTTCAATGCACAAAAGGGCTATAAAACACTTCTTGTTACCACTGATCCTGCAGCACATATCGGCGAGGTTTTAAATGTAAAGGTTGGCGCTGAGCCGGCAAAGGTTACCGATAACTTATATGCTGTCATGGTTGATCAGAAGGCAGCATTTAAAGAATACAAAGAAAAAGTGCTGGGAGAGGCAAAAGGAAAGTATTCGGATGATATGCTTGCAGCAATGGATGAAGAGTTGAATTCACCGTGTACCGAGGAGATGGCTGCATTTGATAAATTCATACAGTTCATAGAGAGCAATGACTACCAAACGGTCGTATTCGATACTGCTCCGACAGGTCATACGCTCCGGCTTCTTGAACTGCCGTTTGATTATGCAAAACAGGTTGAGATGATGGCAGGTACCGGGGATAATCTTGTAGTTAAAGACGTTGCCCAGAACAGGTTTAAAAAAATTATACAGACTCTCAGGGACCAAGACCGTACTGTCTTTGCGTTTGTTCTTTATCCGGAATCAACGCCTATTCTGGAGTCATACAGGGCAATGGTTGACCTCAGGAATGCAGGCATAAATACTCAACTTATCGTTGCAAATCTGATATTGACGGACAGGGTATGCATCAACGACTTTTTCAAGAACCGGCAGCAGATGCAGATGAAGTACCTTGCTGAGATAAAACAAAAGTTCGATTTGCCGGTGCTTCAGTTCCCTCTGATGCAGGATGAGATCAAAGGGTTCGATCTTCTGAAAAAAGCTGTCGCGATACTTTAAGGGAGAGGCAAACCATGCTGAAGATAATGTTCCTGTGCACGGGTAATTCGTGCAGGAGTCAGATGGCAGAAGGCATTGCAAGGGCATTGGGTAAAGGATTGATAGAGCCATGCAGTGCAGGTGTTATGCCTTCGGAGATACATCCGAAGACGATTCAGGTTATGAAAGAAATAGGAATTGATATCTCCAACCAAACATCAAAAGGCATAGACGAAAACCTTTTGAATGCGATGGATATGATAATCACACTTTGCAGTAGTGCAGAGGCAATGTGTCCTATGACACCGCCGCGGATAAAGCGCATCCACTGGTCAATCGATGATCCAAAAACAGCCACCGGGAGTGAAGAAGATGTCCTCAATGCCTTTCGTAGTGCGAGGGATGAGATAAAGAAAAAACTTGAAATGCTTATTGATGAGTTAAAGCGTGTTCAGAAGATTTCTTGAGAAATTGCACAACTTCAGGCTGCTGCCGGTCTTTGTGATCGTAAGTATGGCAATCGGCATCGGTATCGGCAGGTTATACGGGATTTCCAATTTTGCGCTGACGCCGCCGATTGACGCCATCAAAGCCATAGTACATGGAACATACGCGTTTAACCTTCCCAACACCCTTGCACTCGGGATCGTTATCGGTCTTTTCATGATGATATATCCAGCGATGGCAAACATTAAGTTTGAAGATCTCGGCAAGGCTGCCCGATCGCCGAAACAGCTTCTCATCGTAATGTTCTTCAACTATGCGATAGCCCCATTCTTTATACTTTTGCTTGCAAGGATTTTTTTGGGCAGTGAGCCTGACCTTTACACAGGTCTTGTTTTGTATGGTCTTGCGCCGTGCATTGCAATGGTGATTGTGTTTACCTACCTTGCACAGGGCAATGCTCCGCTTGCAATAATACTCGTAGCCGTGAATTCCATCATTCAAATGCTGCTGATCCCGGTCTACGCAAAACTTCTGCTCGGCAATGTCAATTTTGATGTCTGGGTTGTTGGGGAGAGTGTGCTGCTGTATCTCGGTGTCCCGCTTGTCGCAGGCATGCTGACGAGAATGTTGGGTGTAAAGAGGTTTGGAGAAGTGTGGTTCAATAAACTGAAATTTTATCTGGATACCTTGTCCATCGTCGGGCTTCTTTTTACCCTCATCGTCATGTTTGCCCTGAAAGGAGATCTGATCCTGAAGAAACCGTTTTTCATAGTGCAGATGGCAGTTCCCATGGTCCTGTTTTTCTGGGTGATGTTTGTCGTGGTTTATCTCGTGAGCTGGAGGCTAAAGTTGAATTACGAAGATTCTGTTGCGGTTGCATTCAACTCCACAGGCAGGGATTTTGAGATAGCCATTGCAATAGCCATAACCGCATTCAACCCGACCGTTGCACTTGCAACCGTCATAGGACCGCTTATCGAAGTGCCGGTTATGCTTGTGCTTGTCTGGTTCGCAAAGAGAATGGAATTGAAGCTCTTTGGACAGAAAAAGGTTGTTTAACATGCGAAAGATACCGGCTCGAACAGTTACCATCATAAGAAACAGAAAGTGCAGGAAGAGCGATATTGTTGTCCGCTTCCTCGAGAAAGAGAAAATACCATTCAAGGCATTCTATCTTGGCGAGGACAGGATTGCGGATGAACTTGCCCGGAAGTACAGTATCCTCTCGTCGCCCGGCATTATCATAGGCAAGAAAACAATAAACCCATACGATCTTATCGCACGATGCAAGGTGAAGGATCCTGCCTCAGCCAAAAAAATATTCGAAGGGCTTCTTTATGGCTCTATAAAAGATATTCCAAGGCATAAAGTAAAGGAGTGAAAATTTATTGTAAGATTATCAACGAAAGATAAAGAGAAGCCATTCATCCTGATAGGTGCTGTAATAGTTGGAATCATCATTCAGAAGTTTATCGGCAAGGCGATTCCGGCTCTCATTGCACTTACCGAGATTGGAGTTTTCTTCGTTATTCTCTCAGTGATGCTACCTGTTGAAATAAAAGACATCAGTAAGGCATTCAAGAGGTTCAAGCCGACTATTATCGTTATCCTTATCAATTTCATTTTTATTCCTGCTTTTTCATGGATCATGGGCTGGTTGTTTCTCAAGAACTATCCTGACTTCTGGGTCGGCGCAATTCTTTATACATTAACACCCTGTATAGGATGGTATCTTATTTTCACTGATCTTGCAGAAGGTGACGTTGCATGGGGAATAGCACTTCTGCCATGGAACATCACGCTTCAAATTGTCCTCATGCCTCTGTACATGTACATTCTGGTTGGCAGAGTCATACCAATCGATTTTCCGGTCATTGCGAGGAGTATTGGATTTTTTCTGATTGCACCTTTTATTGTTGGCTACATAATTCAGAAGACGGTCGTAAAAATGAAAGGAAAAGAATATTTTATTGGAACATTCAAGAAGGTAAACAGTGAATTCAAATTGTGGGCACTGGTACTTGTTATACTCAGCATGTTTGTATCACAGCCTTCAATAACTCTTTCTGACGCGGGACGGGTGGGACTTCTGATACTCTTCTTGATCTTTTTTTTCCTCGCGCTGTTTATGCTTGCACTTTTAAATGGAAAGCTATTTAGCCTCGGTTATGCTGACACGGTCACGATGTCCTTTACCACGACTGCACGCAATTCAGAAGCAATTATAGGAGTTGCTGTAGCCGCTTTTCCTGGTCATCCACTTGTTTATCTTGCCATTATCCTTGGACCGATCGTAGAGCTTCCCATGCTTCTTGTAATTAGTAGACTTCTTTTAAGTCTTAAGGAAAAACTCTGGGTAACAAATTAAATGATACCGTTACTTATAAAAAAACAGTTTTAAGGAAACGATGGCTATATCCTCTTTTGAAAGATATTTTTATTTCTTAGTACATTCTAACATACTGTACTTGACATGTCTTGGATTATGGTTAATATATCACTATATCGTGATATAGGAATATAAACGTTATACGGAGAAAAAAAGGAGAATAAAATGGATGTAGCGCAACTAAGAGAAAAAGCAAAAGGTATTAAACAGGAACTTGGATTAGACAGTTATCCTGTTGGAGTAAAATTTATCTTTGATAAGACAGATGATGTTTTAGATTCTGCCACAAGATTACTCGGGTATAGATACTGCCAGGCGATTATGAAAGCCAGGCACGGGGAACACGTTACACTCGATAAAGAAGGCATTACCTGTGCTGCAGGAACAGCGGCTTTTGGATTCAAACCTCTTCCCCAGGCCTTAAAATATGGCAAAGGGCTTGTTGGTTTTGGAATAACAAAAGAAGAAAGTACAGGTGTTGAGATGTTCAGAGGCATGACTACGTTAAAACCCGGCGAGCTGAAGAAACTATATCTTTTCCCTCTGGAAACAGCCGTTATCGAGCCTGACATCGTTGTGATAGAGGATGATGTCGAAATATTAATGTGGGTTTCTCTTGCTTATCTGAACGTAAAAGGCGGTAAGCGTGTTGAAAGCTCAACCGCAATATTACAGGCTATCTGTGTTGATGCGACGCTCATTCCATATAAAGAAAAAAGGATGAATTTAAGCTACGGCTGCTATGGCTGCCGGGATGCTAATGATATCAAGACAGGGGAGA contains:
- a CDS encoding CsgG/HfaB family protein, coding for MKKIVITSIIVLSFYGFARAGELVYRQNHFRLHRGTSIAVAPFQNLTQTENVGNSVADTVSNVMGSTGTFRIIGRNAFTQSMLSAGVRAGSTVDRSIAQKVGQLLGVNFVIIGAVTEYGYELAPDGTKTVPVAGVDIKIVDIGTGNIVFAGSFAEEDSSGTAIEKTVTEAVNDFYSRVR
- a CDS encoding metalloregulator ArsR/SmtB family transcription factor, with the protein product MLKDFIKTSKALSDETRVRIVSLLMRNELCVCQLMEILGMGQSTVSKHLGILRNAGLIEVEKRGTWSFYGLCRDKANRHNLDFIRILSSLPTDDPFIQNDEKKLKKVNKKGLTFCNTIELGRRIRERSNHAE
- the arsD gene encoding arsenite efflux transporter metallochaperone ArsD, translating into MQSKKIAIYDPAMCCSTGLCGPVVDPVLVKVNDAVLALKKQGVEVERFNLSQQAKEFMTNKTVADLLHKNGKKVLPVIIVDGSVIKTGAYPSYEELCKVLDIEPLQHKPMTLSLQGGG
- a CDS encoding iron-sulfur cluster assembly accessory protein; translated protein: MFTLTDKALERFKKILKDQGNESYGIRIFTAGAGCCGPSLALDMVEQAEDGDITIEKDGLKIFIEKAADATLAAASMDFSEQRGFVLTGVEEHSCGEGGCDEGSCDEGSCDECDE
- a CDS encoding TRC40/GET3/ArsA family transport-energizing ATPase, coding for MMTRYLFFSGKGGVGKTTMASASAIHYAMNGNKTLIVTTDPASNLADVFEQEIGHKITPIKGIQNLWAMEIEPDKAAKEYKEKIIGPYREIMPEDVIASLEENLSGPCTTEMAAFDRFIDFMEGDEYDIIVFDTAPTGHTIRLLQLPVDWSKHIQEAASGSGQTCLGPVQTIQDSKDKYDRATALLKDTVKTTFIFVMRPEELSLYETQRASRELETIGINSGELIINGILPEEVCGIGFFRKKYDAQQNIVRKAESIINKPKQYMLLRDNEVKGLKALQSVADELFNNRKPSFHFGIEHGESADVLLEKPDIESLWLPGNTPRTAKSGAPLFTEGMTKSLFFTGKGGVGKTTISCIAALFNAQKGYKTLLVTTDPAAHIGEVLNVKVGAEPAKVTDNLYAVMVDQKAAFKEYKEKVLGEAKGKYSDDMLAAMDEELNSPCTEEMAAFDKFIQFIESNDYQTVVFDTAPTGHTLRLLELPFDYAKQVEMMAGTGDNLVVKDVAQNRFKKIIQTLRDQDRTVFAFVLYPESTPILESYRAMVDLRNAGINTQLIVANLILTDRVCINDFFKNRQQMQMKYLAEIKQKFDLPVLQFPLMQDEIKGFDLLKKAVAIL
- a CDS encoding arsenate reductase ArsC, producing the protein MLKIMFLCTGNSCRSQMAEGIARALGKGLIEPCSAGVMPSEIHPKTIQVMKEIGIDISNQTSKGIDENLLNAMDMIITLCSSAEAMCPMTPPRIKRIHWSIDDPKTATGSEEDVLNAFRSARDEIKKKLEMLIDELKRVQKIS
- a CDS encoding arsenic resistance protein, which gives rise to MFRRFLEKLHNFRLLPVFVIVSMAIGIGIGRLYGISNFALTPPIDAIKAIVHGTYAFNLPNTLALGIVIGLFMMIYPAMANIKFEDLGKAARSPKQLLIVMFFNYAIAPFFILLLARIFLGSEPDLYTGLVLYGLAPCIAMVIVFTYLAQGNAPLAIILVAVNSIIQMLLIPVYAKLLLGNVNFDVWVVGESVLLYLGVPLVAGMLTRMLGVKRFGEVWFNKLKFYLDTLSIVGLLFTLIVMFALKGDLILKKPFFIVQMAVPMVLFFWVMFVVVYLVSWRLKLNYEDSVAVAFNSTGRDFEIAIAIAITAFNPTVALATVIGPLIEVPVMLVLVWFAKRMELKLFGQKKVV
- a CDS encoding DUF169 domain-containing protein — encoded protein: MDVAQLREKAKGIKQELGLDSYPVGVKFIFDKTDDVLDSATRLLGYRYCQAIMKARHGEHVTLDKEGITCAAGTAAFGFKPLPQALKYGKGLVGFGITKEESTGVEMFRGMTTLKPGELKKLYLFPLETAVIEPDIVVIEDDVEILMWVSLAYLNVKGGKRVESSTAILQAICVDATLIPYKEKRMNLSYGCYGCRDANDIKTGETAVGFPFEDFEKVSEYIEYLSIKAVGNSRNKGAYAQLMKKEAEFIAR